In one Nocardioides luteus genomic region, the following are encoded:
- a CDS encoding maleate cis-trans isomerase family protein: MGARLMTRPPVVGLLYPGYAAEDDFPALENALGGAIRLPLVHTSIDRDEHSVEALLDTGSPDRLAEGADAIAVHSPDAVMWACTSGSFVYGGDGAASQAAAIAERLGVPASSTSIAFVEAARALGLGKVAVAASYPADLAGHFRSFLAAGGIEVVSFGASGIFTAVDVGRLGPEAVVGMTVAVDVPDAEAVLVPDTAMHTLTCIDALEQALGKPVLTANQVTVWEGLRLARASRPLPGLGTLFR; the protein is encoded by the coding sequence GTGGGGGCACGCCTCATGACCCGCCCGCCGGTCGTCGGGCTGCTCTATCCGGGCTATGCGGCCGAGGACGACTTCCCGGCGCTCGAGAACGCGCTGGGTGGTGCGATCCGGCTCCCGCTGGTCCACACCTCCATCGACCGGGACGAGCACAGCGTGGAGGCGCTCCTCGACACCGGCTCTCCGGACAGGCTCGCCGAGGGTGCCGACGCGATCGCCGTCCACTCCCCCGACGCGGTGATGTGGGCCTGCACGTCGGGCAGCTTCGTCTACGGCGGCGACGGTGCGGCGAGCCAGGCCGCCGCGATCGCCGAGCGCCTCGGCGTCCCGGCCTCCTCGACGTCGATCGCGTTCGTCGAGGCGGCCCGGGCCCTGGGGCTCGGGAAGGTCGCCGTCGCGGCGTCCTACCCAGCGGACCTGGCCGGGCACTTCCGCTCCTTTCTCGCGGCCGGAGGGATCGAGGTGGTCTCGTTCGGCGCCAGCGGGATCTTCACCGCCGTCGACGTCGGTCGTCTCGGGCCCGAGGCGGTCGTCGGGATGACCGTGGCCGTCGACGTCCCCGACGCCGAGGCCGTCCTCGTTCCCGACACCGCGATGCACACGCTGACCTGCATCGATGCGCTGGAGCAGGCACTCGGCAAACCGGTGCTGACAGCCAACCAGGTGACCGTCTGGGAAGGCCTTCGACTCGCCCGGGCGTCCCGCCCCCTGCCGGGGCTCGGCACCCTCTTCAGGTAA
- a CDS encoding glucosyl-3-phosphoglycerate synthase, translating into MSWLERNTHHWDDWSLAELVEAKQGQRVSLVVPARNEAATVGDLVTTLRTSLMETSDLVDELVVIDSDSSDDTARIASDAGADVYASAAIRPDLGSYPGKGEAMWKSQFVTTGELIVFMDADLTDWDTHFVRGLVGPLVNNPTIELVKGFYRRPGEHGLDGGRVTELVARPLLALHRRPLRDLIQPLAGEWSIRRSLFERLRVPTGYGVELAALVDTLDTRGMDAIAQVDLGQRDHSHQDLFDLGLMATQIVGMMSRRLGTGPAGDDVEMRQYIPIDGSTKVLDRSVSLLERPPLSDGPGGMVA; encoded by the coding sequence ATGTCTTGGTTGGAGCGCAACACCCATCACTGGGACGACTGGTCCCTGGCCGAGCTCGTCGAGGCCAAGCAGGGGCAGCGGGTCAGTCTCGTGGTCCCGGCGCGCAACGAGGCCGCGACCGTCGGCGACCTGGTCACCACGCTGCGCACCAGCCTGATGGAGACCTCGGACCTGGTCGACGAGCTCGTCGTCATCGACTCCGACTCCTCCGACGACACCGCGCGGATCGCCTCGGACGCGGGTGCCGACGTCTACGCCTCGGCCGCGATCCGGCCCGATCTCGGCTCCTACCCCGGCAAGGGCGAGGCGATGTGGAAGTCGCAGTTCGTGACCACCGGCGAGCTCATCGTCTTCATGGACGCCGACCTGACCGACTGGGACACCCATTTCGTACGCGGCCTGGTCGGCCCCCTTGTCAACAATCCGACGATCGAGCTGGTCAAGGGCTTCTACCGGCGCCCCGGCGAGCACGGTCTCGACGGCGGCCGGGTCACCGAGCTCGTCGCGCGCCCCTTGCTGGCCCTGCATCGCCGGCCGCTGCGCGACCTGATCCAGCCGCTGGCGGGGGAGTGGTCGATCCGCCGCTCGCTGTTCGAGCGGCTCCGGGTCCCGACCGGCTACGGCGTCGAGCTCGCCGCGCTCGTCGACACCCTGGACACCCGCGGGATGGACGCGATCGCGCAGGTCGATCTCGGCCAGCGCGACCACAGCCACCAGGATCTCTTCGACCTCGGCCTGATGGCCACGCAGATCGTGGGCATGATGTCGCGGCGCCTCGGCACCGGCCCGGCGGGCGACGACGTGGAGATGCGGCAGTACATCCCGATCGACGGCTCCACCAAGGTGCTCGACCGGAGCGTGAGCCTGCTGGAGCGGCCGCCACTGAGTGACGGCCCGGGCGGTATGGTCGCCTGA
- a CDS encoding maleate cis-trans isomerase family protein gives MSPTVRIAVVVPHDMVLDHELWRWAPPDTSLLFTRTPYTDRAVTLEMAEEISETTVVEQAVRDLSAAQPHAYVYACTSGSFVHGRHGERRLTAAMHRAGGAPAVTTSGAVLESLATLNVSRVAVATPYDAALAARFGSFLAEAGITVVSAGDLGLGHHIWEVPYETTLELVRAADSHAAEAVVVSCTNLATYDIIGRLEAELGKPVVSANRATMEVALRMVGRTPPSTENLWGHAS, from the coding sequence ATGTCCCCGACGGTACGCATCGCCGTGGTCGTTCCCCATGACATGGTGCTCGACCACGAGCTGTGGCGGTGGGCCCCGCCCGACACCAGCCTGCTCTTCACCCGCACGCCCTACACCGACCGTGCGGTCACCCTCGAGATGGCCGAGGAGATCAGCGAGACCACGGTCGTCGAGCAGGCCGTGCGCGACCTGTCGGCTGCCCAGCCCCACGCCTACGTCTACGCCTGCACCTCCGGCAGCTTCGTCCACGGCCGGCACGGCGAGCGCCGGCTGACCGCCGCGATGCACCGCGCCGGCGGCGCTCCCGCGGTCACCACCTCCGGCGCCGTGCTCGAGTCGCTCGCCACCCTGAACGTCTCCCGGGTCGCGGTCGCCACCCCCTACGACGCCGCGCTCGCCGCCCGGTTCGGCAGCTTCCTGGCCGAGGCCGGCATCACCGTCGTGAGCGCGGGCGACCTCGGGCTGGGCCACCACATCTGGGAGGTTCCCTACGAGACGACGCTCGAGCTGGTGCGGGCTGCGGACTCCCACGCGGCCGAGGCGGTCGTCGTCTCGTGCACCAACCTGGCGACGTACGACATCATCGGCCGGCTCGAGGCAGAGCTCGGCAAGCCGGTGGTCTCGGCCAACCGGGCGACCATGGAGGTCGCGCTCCGGATGGTCGGACGCACTCCGCCGAGCACGGAGAACCTGTGGGGGCACGCCTCATGA
- the vanX gene encoding D-Ala-D-Ala dipeptidase VanX, whose protein sequence is MREGFAFVDELVPGIRWDSKYATWDNFTGKPVEGYLVNRIVGTRELCAALAQARDKAAALGFGILLWDGYRPQRAVDAFLRWAEEPSDPDDARKQLHYPAITRPEMFEKGYVATKSGHSRGSTVDLTLFSLASGELLDMGGDHDLMDEISHHGAAGVSEEATRNRAQLCSVMESCGFSRYQNEWWHYSLVEEPYPDTYFDFPVG, encoded by the coding sequence GTGAGGGAGGGCTTCGCCTTCGTCGACGAGCTGGTGCCGGGCATCCGCTGGGACAGCAAGTACGCCACCTGGGACAACTTCACCGGCAAGCCGGTCGAGGGCTACCTGGTGAACCGGATCGTCGGGACCCGCGAGCTGTGCGCCGCGCTCGCCCAGGCGCGGGACAAGGCCGCTGCCCTCGGCTTCGGCATCCTGCTGTGGGACGGCTACCGCCCCCAGCGCGCCGTCGACGCCTTCCTGCGCTGGGCCGAGGAGCCTTCGGACCCGGACGACGCGCGCAAGCAGCTCCACTATCCCGCGATCACCCGCCCGGAGATGTTCGAGAAGGGGTACGTCGCCACGAAGTCCGGCCACAGCCGCGGCAGCACCGTCGACCTGACCCTCTTCTCCTTGGCCTCGGGCGAGCTACTGGACATGGGCGGTGACCACGACCTGATGGACGAGATCTCCCACCACGGCGCGGCCGGGGTCTCCGAGGAGGCGACCCGCAACCGGGCGCAGCTGTGCTCGGTGATGGAGTCGTGCGGCTTCAGCCGCTACCAGAACGAGTGGTGGCACTACTCGCTGGTCGAGGAGCCCTACCCCGACACCTACTTCGACTTCCCGGTCGGCTGA
- a CDS encoding DUF3830 family protein, with the protein MSRYITVTLERRGVSCLARLLDEEAPRTAGAVWDALPLSGQVFHGKYARNEIYHLVPAFAAKEPGKENTTVTPIPGDLCYFAFSSDDLGNPSYGYPEDRGPAELTEIVDLALFYGRNNLLINGDQGWVPGNVFGTVIDGLEEMAQACQDVWMNGATDEILTFTRSHEDTP; encoded by the coding sequence ATGAGCCGATACATCACCGTCACCCTGGAGCGCCGCGGAGTCTCCTGCCTCGCCCGTCTTCTCGACGAGGAGGCGCCACGTACCGCCGGCGCCGTGTGGGACGCGCTGCCGCTCAGCGGACAGGTCTTCCACGGCAAGTACGCCCGCAACGAGATCTACCACCTGGTGCCCGCCTTCGCCGCGAAGGAGCCCGGCAAGGAGAACACCACGGTCACCCCGATCCCAGGCGACCTGTGCTACTTCGCCTTCTCCTCCGACGACCTCGGCAACCCGTCCTACGGCTACCCGGAGGACCGCGGCCCGGCAGAGCTGACCGAGATCGTCGACCTCGCCCTCTTCTACGGCCGCAACAACCTCCTCATCAACGGCGACCAGGGGTGGGTGCCGGGCAACGTCTTCGGCACCGTGATCGACGGCCTCGAGGAGATGGCGCAGGCCTGCCAGGACGTCTGGATGAACGGCGCCACCGACGAGATCCTCACCTTCACCCGCTCCCACGAGGACACTCCGTAG
- a CDS encoding TetR/AcrR family transcriptional regulator gives MPKISEEHRAEKRQQIIAATLRCVERDGFHKTTMAAVIKESGLSAGSVYTYFRGKNDIIRAIAESGLTTIAEAITRFTPDPDSGSTAPPPEVAIEAATQHLLDISAELGVDLPKIALQTWAEAARDPEVRDLMAPEARRIRGAWRTYAEAAIEAGRFREDADPERIAMVLTGLLPGFILQRLMLGDVTPKTYAAGLTDLLR, from the coding sequence ATGCCGAAGATCAGCGAGGAGCACCGCGCCGAGAAGCGCCAGCAGATCATCGCGGCGACGTTGCGGTGCGTGGAGCGCGACGGCTTCCACAAGACGACGATGGCCGCGGTCATCAAGGAGTCCGGCCTGTCCGCGGGCTCGGTCTACACCTACTTCCGGGGCAAGAACGACATCATCCGCGCGATCGCCGAGTCAGGCCTGACGACCATCGCCGAGGCGATCACCCGGTTCACCCCCGACCCGGATTCCGGCTCGACCGCTCCCCCGCCCGAGGTGGCGATCGAGGCGGCGACCCAGCACCTCCTCGACATCTCGGCGGAGCTCGGCGTCGACCTCCCCAAGATCGCCCTGCAGACCTGGGCCGAGGCCGCGCGCGACCCCGAGGTGCGCGACCTGATGGCTCCCGAGGCCCGGCGGATCCGGGGCGCCTGGCGCACCTACGCCGAGGCCGCCATCGAGGCCGGCCGGTTCCGCGAGGACGCCGATCCCGAGCGCATCGCGATGGTGCTCACCGGCCTGCTGCCCGGCTTCATCCTGCAGCGGCTGATGCTGGGCGACGTCACCCCGAAGACGTACGCGGCAGGGCTTACCGACCTGCTCCGCTAG
- a CDS encoding D-2-hydroxyacid dehydrogenase has protein sequence MESIEATAQVTYTDAAGLADALHGAEALLLWDYFSEAVRDAWPSAGSLRWIHVAAAGVDKLLFPELVDSDVVVTNARGIFDRAMAEFVLGSILAVAKDLHHSHDLQATRTWHRRETRLISVETALVVGTGAIGRETARLLRAVGMDVRGAGRTARSGDPDFGEVVASADLAAHVDWADHVVVTAPLTAETRGLISKDVLAAMKPGSHFVNVGRGPIVDEEALVSALRDGPLEAASLDVFEVEPLPAESPLWTMPGVAVSAHMSGDYEGWREALARQFVDNAQRWLRGEPLLNIVDKRHGFVVGQEGGRA, from the coding sequence ATGGAGAGCATCGAGGCCACCGCCCAGGTCACCTACACCGATGCCGCCGGCCTCGCCGACGCGCTCCACGGTGCCGAGGCGCTGCTGCTGTGGGACTACTTCTCCGAAGCCGTCCGCGACGCCTGGCCGAGCGCCGGCTCGCTGCGCTGGATCCACGTCGCCGCCGCCGGCGTCGACAAGCTGCTCTTCCCCGAGCTGGTGGACTCCGACGTCGTGGTCACCAACGCCCGCGGCATCTTCGACCGGGCGATGGCCGAGTTCGTGCTCGGCTCGATCCTGGCCGTGGCCAAGGATCTCCATCACAGCCACGACCTGCAGGCGACCAGAACCTGGCATCGCCGCGAGACCCGCTTGATCAGCGTCGAGACCGCGCTCGTGGTCGGCACCGGTGCGATCGGCCGCGAGACGGCCCGGCTGCTCCGGGCGGTCGGGATGGACGTACGCGGCGCCGGCCGCACCGCCCGAAGCGGTGATCCCGACTTCGGCGAGGTCGTCGCGAGCGCCGACCTGGCCGCCCATGTCGACTGGGCCGACCATGTCGTGGTGACGGCGCCGCTGACCGCCGAGACCCGAGGGCTGATCAGCAAGGACGTGCTCGCGGCGATGAAACCGGGCAGCCATTTCGTCAACGTCGGCCGCGGGCCGATCGTCGACGAGGAAGCGCTCGTCTCCGCGCTCCGCGACGGCCCGCTCGAGGCGGCGTCCCTCGACGTCTTCGAGGTCGAGCCGCTCCCGGCCGAGAGCCCGCTGTGGACGATGCCGGGAGTCGCGGTCTCGGCGCACATGTCCGGCGACTACGAGGGCTGGCGGGAGGCACTTGCGCGTCAGTTCGTCGACAACGCCCAGCGCTGGCTGCGCGGTGAGCCGCTGCTGAACATCGTCGACAAGCGCCACGGCTTCGTCGTCGGCCAGGAAGGGGGGCGGGCATGA
- a CDS encoding CHAD domain-containing protein, which translates to MSHPHEPVGEWWRDQVAALHRWGRLVLRDEEDSVHQMRVTVRRLRSVLATYRPFLDPEQTEPLRDELKWLGALLGDVRDAEVLRKRLRRWAAEHGPAPSGVDALRAALAERQAVGRARLLPELDGERYRTLVAALAATDGFPWSDGAPGRKALRKRLRKSWRRLAAAVDAAECAEDPAERRHRLHEARKKAKRTRYAAESLREVFGKRAERLSEATRSIQSALGDLNDSVVMIRAIEEIPGHDDALRELLRTEVAAAVDAEERFAPAWKEANRPKVHGWLDQPTGKSK; encoded by the coding sequence ATGAGTCATCCACACGAGCCGGTCGGCGAGTGGTGGCGCGACCAGGTGGCCGCGCTCCACCGCTGGGGCCGGCTCGTGCTGCGTGACGAGGAGGACTCGGTCCACCAGATGCGTGTGACCGTACGCAGGTTGCGCAGCGTCCTGGCGACCTACCGCCCGTTCCTCGACCCGGAGCAGACCGAGCCGCTCCGCGACGAGCTGAAGTGGCTGGGCGCCCTCCTCGGAGACGTACGCGACGCCGAGGTGCTCCGCAAACGGCTGCGCCGCTGGGCGGCGGAGCACGGTCCGGCGCCGTCGGGTGTCGACGCGCTCCGGGCCGCTCTGGCCGAGCGCCAGGCCGTCGGGCGCGCCCGACTGCTCCCGGAGCTGGACGGCGAGCGCTACCGCACACTCGTCGCGGCGCTGGCTGCGACCGACGGTTTCCCCTGGTCGGACGGCGCTCCGGGCAGGAAGGCGCTGAGGAAGCGGCTCCGCAAGAGCTGGCGGCGCCTGGCGGCCGCGGTCGACGCCGCCGAGTGCGCCGAGGATCCCGCCGAGCGACGCCACCGGCTCCATGAGGCGCGCAAGAAGGCCAAGCGGACCCGCTACGCCGCCGAGTCGCTGCGAGAGGTCTTCGGCAAGCGCGCCGAGCGGCTCTCCGAGGCCACCAGGTCGATCCAGTCGGCCCTCGGCGATCTCAACGACTCCGTGGTCATGATCCGGGCGATCGAGGAGATCCCCGGGCACGACGACGCCCTGCGCGAGCTCCTCCGGACGGAGGTTGCCGCCGCCGTCGACGCCGAGGAGCGGTTCGCCCCCGCCTGGAAGGAGGCGAACCGCCCGAAGGTCCACGGCTGGCTGGATCAGCCGACCGGGAAGTCGAAGTAG
- a CDS encoding DUF6528 family protein — MRLSVPHLPVLTVVFTAITLISSFAPAPAVAQPVSAGPYDIVVTDQASDRIIVLDPDDADWTSGAEKWAWRPTAAEGFGDLTDNWGLPDEAKLRHHDGRRYLLTTDSYGLAAVVPYPSGRGSYWAADVGRADNAHSIELLPGGNVAVTASTGGWVRVYTASQGRRSAAYAQLPLAGAHGAVWDPATRLLWTLGDHELVGLRIGGTRADPTISRAIAHPLPTDWGHDLQLVPHRPDRLWVTTGTRVYQVDKATGTFHSDYAGAETIDVAGVKSVTTNPATGQVITTRSEPGNPCSWCTSTVRLHRPTDSRTLPGGQIYKARWWVDYAG; from the coding sequence ATGCGCCTGTCAGTCCCCCATCTGCCAGTCCTCACCGTCGTCTTCACCGCCATCACCCTGATCAGCTCGTTCGCCCCGGCTCCGGCCGTCGCGCAACCGGTGAGCGCCGGGCCGTACGACATCGTGGTCACCGATCAGGCCAGCGACCGGATCATCGTCCTCGACCCCGACGACGCCGACTGGACCAGCGGCGCCGAGAAGTGGGCCTGGCGGCCGACAGCCGCCGAGGGCTTTGGCGACCTCACCGACAACTGGGGCCTGCCCGACGAGGCCAAGCTCCGCCACCACGACGGACGTCGATACCTGCTGACCACCGACTCCTACGGACTGGCCGCGGTGGTCCCCTACCCCAGCGGCCGCGGGTCCTACTGGGCCGCTGATGTCGGCCGCGCCGACAACGCGCACAGCATCGAGCTGCTGCCGGGCGGCAACGTGGCCGTCACGGCGAGCACGGGCGGCTGGGTCCGGGTCTACACCGCCTCGCAGGGGCGGCGCTCCGCGGCGTACGCCCAGCTTCCGCTCGCCGGAGCCCACGGCGCGGTCTGGGACCCGGCCACCCGGCTGTTGTGGACCCTCGGCGACCACGAGCTGGTGGGACTGAGGATCGGCGGGACGCGTGCCGATCCGACCATCTCGCGGGCGATCGCTCATCCGCTGCCGACCGACTGGGGTCATGACCTCCAGCTGGTCCCGCATCGTCCCGACCGGCTCTGGGTCACCACAGGCACCCGCGTCTACCAGGTGGACAAGGCCACCGGGACCTTCCACAGCGACTACGCCGGCGCGGAGACGATCGATGTGGCAGGGGTCAAGTCGGTCACCACCAACCCGGCGACCGGGCAGGTGATCACCACCCGGAGCGAGCCGGGCAACCCGTGTTCGTGGTGCACCTCGACCGTGCGGCTGCATCGCCCGACCGACTCCCGCACGCTTCCGGGCGGACAGATCTACAAGGCGCGCTGGTGGGTGGACTACGCCGGGTGA
- a CDS encoding MFS transporter has protein sequence MSGTPTIPSHEAQPDKSKLRRAITGSAVGNATEWFDYGAFAYVATEITANFFPEYGFAGTALTFAISFILRPLGGLFWGPLGDRIGRQRVLAMTIILMAAATFLVGCLPTYDSVGIWAVVLLVLLRVIQGFSTGGEYGGAATYMAECAPDKKRGFYGSFLEFGTIVGFTAAIAVVFITEKSIGQEAMTEWGWRIPFLIGGPIGLIGLYIRTRLEETPVFQELETQDAVEGGAGAALKDLFALFWKPILTLIGLVAALNIANYTLLAYMATYLQEEAGFTSSDADLLVIFGQIAMLVFLPIAGALSDWVGRKPLWGGSFIGLIVLSVPMFLLIGQGFWPAVLGFTVLGIVYVAQLATISATFPAMFPSQVRYGGMAIGYNVSTAAFGGTALYVNNALIGATGDVLMPAYYMIAGSVVGLIALFFVVETAGKSIRGTEIPGTPESEAELAELDKVV, from the coding sequence ATGTCCGGAACCCCCACCATCCCCTCCCACGAGGCACAACCCGACAAATCGAAGCTCCGAAGAGCCATCACGGGCTCAGCGGTCGGCAATGCGACCGAATGGTTCGACTACGGCGCCTTCGCCTACGTCGCGACAGAGATCACCGCCAACTTCTTCCCGGAGTACGGCTTCGCCGGCACCGCTCTGACGTTCGCGATCTCGTTCATCCTGCGACCGCTCGGCGGCCTCTTCTGGGGTCCGCTCGGCGACCGCATCGGACGCCAGCGCGTCCTCGCGATGACGATCATCCTGATGGCGGCCGCCACGTTCCTGGTCGGCTGCCTGCCGACGTACGACTCGGTCGGCATCTGGGCCGTGGTCCTGCTCGTGCTGCTCCGGGTGATCCAGGGATTCTCGACCGGCGGCGAGTACGGCGGCGCAGCGACCTACATGGCCGAGTGCGCCCCCGACAAGAAGCGCGGCTTCTACGGGAGCTTCCTGGAGTTCGGCACGATCGTCGGCTTCACCGCGGCCATCGCTGTCGTCTTCATCACCGAGAAGAGCATCGGCCAGGAAGCGATGACCGAGTGGGGCTGGCGCATCCCGTTCCTGATCGGTGGTCCGATCGGCCTGATCGGCCTCTACATCCGGACCCGGCTCGAGGAGACCCCGGTCTTCCAGGAGCTCGAGACGCAGGACGCCGTCGAGGGCGGTGCCGGGGCCGCGCTGAAGGACCTCTTCGCGCTGTTCTGGAAGCCGATCCTCACCCTGATCGGCCTGGTCGCCGCGCTCAACATCGCCAACTACACCCTGCTCGCCTACATGGCGACCTACCTGCAGGAGGAGGCCGGCTTCACCAGCTCCGACGCCGACCTGCTGGTCATCTTCGGACAGATCGCGATGCTGGTCTTCCTGCCGATCGCCGGAGCGCTCTCGGACTGGGTCGGCCGCAAGCCGTTGTGGGGCGGCTCCTTCATCGGGCTCATCGTGCTGTCGGTCCCGATGTTCCTCCTGATCGGCCAGGGCTTCTGGCCGGCGGTCCTCGGGTTCACGGTGCTGGGCATCGTCTACGTCGCCCAGCTGGCGACCATCTCGGCGACCTTCCCGGCGATGTTCCCCTCGCAGGTGCGCTACGGCGGCATGGCGATCGGCTACAACGTCTCCACCGCCGCCTTCGGCGGCACGGCGCTGTACGTCAACAACGCGCTGATCGGGGCCACCGGCGATGTGCTGATGCCGGCGTACTACATGATCGCCGGATCGGTGGTCGGTCTGATCGCGCTGTTCTTCGTCGTCGAGACCGCCGGAAAGTCGATCCGCGGCACCGAGATCCCGGGCACGCCGGAGTCCGAGGCGGAGCTCGCCGAGCTCGACAAGGTCGTCTGA
- the folP gene encoding dihydropteroate synthase, translated as MLRLGRHEFGDDDALMMAIVNRTPDSFFDKGATWAEDAAFDRVRLVASQGAEIVDIGGIKAAPGAEIGAAEEKSRVVDFVARVREEFPALVISVDTWRAEVGDAVCAAGADLINDAWGGADPELVDVAAAHGAAIVCTHTGGVTPRTRPYRIEYDDVVRAAIDDTLAYAQRALDAGVAKDSIVIDPAHDFGKNTFHSLEITRRLGEMVETGWPVLVSLSNKDFVGETLDLPVGERLLGTLAATSVCALAGARIYRVHQVVETRQTVDMVWTIAGRRRPARAIRGLQ; from the coding sequence ATGCTGCGCCTCGGACGACACGAATTCGGTGATGACGACGCGCTGATGATGGCGATCGTCAACCGCACGCCGGACTCGTTCTTCGACAAGGGAGCGACCTGGGCCGAGGACGCGGCCTTCGATCGCGTACGCCTGGTCGCCTCCCAGGGCGCGGAGATCGTCGACATCGGCGGGATCAAGGCGGCCCCCGGGGCCGAGATCGGCGCCGCGGAGGAGAAGTCCCGAGTCGTCGACTTCGTGGCCCGGGTGCGCGAGGAGTTCCCGGCGCTGGTGATCTCGGTCGACACCTGGCGCGCCGAGGTCGGCGACGCGGTGTGCGCGGCCGGTGCCGACCTGATCAACGACGCCTGGGGCGGTGCCGACCCGGAGCTCGTCGACGTCGCCGCCGCCCACGGCGCCGCGATCGTGTGCACCCACACCGGCGGCGTGACGCCGCGGACGCGGCCCTACCGGATCGAGTACGACGACGTGGTGCGAGCGGCGATCGACGACACCCTCGCCTACGCCCAGCGTGCCCTCGACGCCGGCGTCGCCAAGGACTCGATCGTGATCGACCCGGCCCACGACTTCGGCAAGAACACCTTCCACTCCCTCGAGATCACCCGACGGCTGGGGGAGATGGTCGAGACCGGCTGGCCGGTGCTGGTCTCCCTCTCCAACAAGGACTTCGTGGGGGAGACCCTCGACCTGCCGGTCGGGGAGCGTCTCCTCGGCACCCTGGCCGCGACGTCGGTCTGCGCGCTGGCCGGGGCCCGCATCTACCGGGTCCACCAGGTCGTCGAGACCCGGCAGACCGTCGACATGGTCTGGACGATCGCCGGGCGCCGCCGTCCGGCGCGAGCGATCAGGGGGCTGCAGTGA
- a CDS encoding amidase, which yields MTEPGLSALTAAELVAGYRSGAFTPLDATRAVLDTIAERDPAVNAFVRVDPDGALAQATGSTERWRAGRPLGSADGVPTSVKDILWTAGLPTIRGTWLIDEAGPWPEDAPAVARLREAGAVIIGKTTTPEFAWKGVTDSLRHGSTGNPWGPDLTSGGSSGGAATAVGLGMGPWALGTDGGGSVRIPASFTGTVTIKPTYGLVPLYPASPFGTLSHAGPMTRTVTDAAALLDVIAGFDSRDWSAMPTPRTSFLAGLDEGVDGLRIGFSPTLGYVKNDPEVEQLVRTAVTVLASEGAHVEEVDPGFADPVEAFDVLWFCGAAKVVDAYPAGAIDRIDPLLREGIETKGRGSAADYLDATAVRMDLGRLMGRFHETYDLLVTPTMPITAFERGLQAPQGWPSPWWPSWTPYTYPFNMTQQPAASVPCGTTEAGLPVGLQIVGARHDDARVLRAARAYERASGEQFARPVDNPRGAR from the coding sequence ATGACCGAGCCCGGCCTCAGCGCCCTGACCGCCGCCGAGCTCGTCGCCGGCTACCGGTCGGGTGCCTTCACCCCGCTCGACGCGACCCGGGCGGTGCTCGACACGATCGCGGAGCGCGACCCGGCGGTGAACGCGTTCGTCCGGGTCGACCCGGACGGTGCGCTGGCGCAGGCGACCGGGTCGACCGAGCGGTGGCGTGCCGGGCGTCCGCTCGGCAGTGCCGACGGCGTACCGACCTCGGTCAAGGACATCTTGTGGACTGCAGGATTGCCGACAATCCGCGGCACCTGGCTCATCGACGAGGCCGGTCCCTGGCCGGAGGACGCGCCCGCGGTCGCGCGGCTGCGTGAGGCCGGTGCCGTGATCATCGGGAAGACGACGACTCCGGAGTTCGCCTGGAAGGGCGTGACCGACTCGCTGCGCCACGGCTCCACCGGCAACCCGTGGGGCCCCGACCTGACCTCGGGCGGCTCCAGCGGTGGCGCCGCCACGGCGGTCGGCCTCGGCATGGGCCCCTGGGCGCTCGGCACCGACGGCGGCGGTTCGGTCCGGATCCCGGCATCGTTCACGGGCACCGTGACGATCAAGCCGACCTACGGTCTGGTGCCGCTCTATCCCGCCAGCCCGTTCGGCACCCTTTCCCACGCCGGCCCGATGACCAGGACCGTGACCGACGCCGCGGCGCTGCTCGACGTGATCGCCGGCTTCGACTCCCGCGACTGGTCGGCCATGCCCACGCCGAGGACCTCCTTCCTGGCGGGGCTCGACGAGGGTGTCGACGGGCTGCGGATCGGGTTCTCGCCCACGCTCGGGTACGTGAAGAACGACCCGGAGGTCGAGCAGCTCGTCCGCACAGCCGTCACCGTGCTGGCATCCGAGGGCGCTCATGTCGAGGAGGTGGACCCCGGCTTCGCCGACCCGGTCGAGGCCTTCGACGTGCTCTGGTTCTGCGGCGCGGCCAAGGTCGTCGACGCCTACCCGGCTGGCGCGATCGACCGGATCGACCCGCTGCTGCGCGAAGGCATCGAGACCAAGGGCCGCGGCTCCGCGGCCGACTACCTCGACGCGACCGCCGTCCGGATGGACCTCGGCCGGCTCATGGGGCGGTTCCACGAGACGTACGACCTGCTGGTCACCCCGACCATGCCGATCACCGCCTTCGAGCGCGGGCTGCAGGCGCCGCAGGGGTGGCCCTCGCCGTGGTGGCCGAGCTGGACGCCCTACACCTACCCCTTCAACATGACCCAGCAGCCGGCGGCGAGCGTGCCGTGCGGGACCACCGAGGCGGGTCTGCCGGTCGGCCTCCAGATCGTCGGCGCCCGCCATGACGACGCCCGGGTGCTGCGTGCGGCGCGGGCGTACGAGCGGGCCAGCGGTGAGCAGTTCGCCCGACCTGTCGACAATCCACGAGGAGCCCGATGA